A stretch of Plodia interpunctella isolate USDA-ARS_2022_Savannah chromosome 15, ilPloInte3.2, whole genome shotgun sequence DNA encodes these proteins:
- the LOC128676072 gene encoding uncharacterized protein LOC128676072: protein MSCKYYTEAALGWILNNKMIVFLGLLSFCLFVSTLALAGQRNRYKAEVEELKSSTTVDPPTDATPLPPTNALNLEAPLPEKNSGEITNAVIESASLMKDSFLVDEDAYDANPLEKSVFDLKDSKLIQVLNAFKMVRCRYYTELTLGWMLNHKMIVFLGLLSFCLFVSTLSMAAQRNRYKAEIDEILSSTTVEPPTVEPTTEVPTTEVTTETPTEVPTETPTEVPTETPTEVPTETPTEVPTETPTEVTTETTVESTTDITIESTTDITTEDTVQSHDNSSKKISDETNLEV, encoded by the exons atgAGTTGTAAATATTACACAGAAGCAGCTCTCGGGTGGATCTTGAATAACAAAATGATAGTGTTTCTTGGATTGTTGTCATTTTGCCTATTTGTTTCCACATTGGCATTAGCAGGACAGAGAAACAGATATAAGGCGGAAGTTGAAGAACTAAAGTCATCGACTACTGTGGATCCTCCAACTGATGCTACGCCATTACCCCCAACGAATGCTCTAAATCTAGAAGCTCCTTTACCTGAAAAAAATTCTGGTGAAATAACTAATGCAGTAATTGAAAGTGCTTCTCTTATGAAAGATAGCTTTTTAGTTGACGAAGACGCTTACGATGCAAATCCCTTGGAAAAATCggtttttgatttaaaagaCAGTAAACTGATACAAGTGTTGAATGC ATTCAAAATGGTCAGGTGTAGATATTACACAGAATTAACTCTTGGGTGGATGTTAAACCATAAAATGATAGTGTTTCTTGGATTGTTATCGTTTTGCCTCTTCGTCTCGACTTTATCTATGGCAGCACAAAGAAATAGATACAAAGCagaaattgatgaaattttatcatCGACTACGGTTGAGCCTCCTACGGTTGAACCTACCACTGAAGTTCCAACAACTGAAGTCACAACTGAAACACCAACTGAAGTTCCAACTGAAACACCAACTGAAGTCCCAACTGAAACACCAACTGAAGTCCCAACTGAAACACCAACTGAAGTCCCAACTGAAACACCAACTGAAGTTACAACTGAGACAACAGTTGAGTCAACAACTGACATAACAATTGAGTCAACAACTGACATAACAACTGAAGACACAGTCCAATCACATGACAACTCCAGTAAGAAAATATCTGATGAAACTAACCTAGAAGTTTGA